One segment of Bacillus alkalisoli DNA contains the following:
- a CDS encoding tetratricopeptide repeat protein gives MEAIKLTHTPIILTGGKQPITLQPTKMTIYLQSTIIEANSLNDEVYYIFYYKNNYLTTKKTSKVRLNSHIHKALTKGITFYSPHPIINEILPENRRLHSHTFKELFKQLDSKNSPIEIALIATFFESFIPHKPLLKLIQSNYYKYARDGNLFACYQIIRLLLSLSHKDTWIKEFSSKREYYKYKSQYENPSKELLRKDVICAETQWYAEKDSSIESFLQLISLYESENRWCDVIALSIEQVKKQPTVDQYKILFSKLKNRYELEEVMVILEDMMKEVPNFDVIKMDLLNMYLHLQHLEKSLQLLRNYPTSIKDSQLNQLVTLLDDLDLEHSSIPFEDFAKLILTLFKSNSEKLEQYILKFVVVLLKKHDLSFVMKFIEPFQPLKGKLPIINKLNKMYKLKNDPDNQLLLGEMYYQLKQIDQAIECFSWDMELKERDPKPVQWLAKIYRETGKMYEYKAYQQHYMNLQKNTGA, from the coding sequence ATGGAGGCGATAAAATTGACTCATACACCAATTATATTAACAGGTGGAAAGCAACCAATCACGTTACAACCAACCAAAATGACCATTTACTTACAAAGTACAATAATTGAAGCTAACAGTTTAAACGATGAAGTGTACTATATATTTTATTATAAAAATAATTACCTTACCACAAAAAAGACTTCGAAAGTTCGACTAAACTCCCATATCCACAAGGCTCTTACAAAAGGAATAACCTTTTATTCTCCTCACCCAATAATAAATGAGATACTACCAGAAAACAGAAGATTACATAGCCATACGTTTAAAGAGCTCTTTAAACAACTTGATTCCAAAAATTCCCCAATCGAAATTGCGCTAATTGCAACTTTTTTCGAGTCGTTTATTCCTCATAAACCTTTACTGAAACTTATTCAATCCAATTATTACAAATATGCTCGTGATGGAAATTTGTTCGCATGCTACCAAATTATTCGGTTGCTTTTATCATTATCGCACAAAGACACCTGGATAAAGGAGTTCTCTAGTAAGAGAGAATACTACAAATATAAATCCCAATATGAAAATCCATCAAAAGAACTTTTAAGAAAAGATGTAATATGTGCAGAGACACAATGGTATGCTGAAAAAGATAGCAGCATAGAAAGTTTTCTCCAACTCATCTCTCTATACGAATCTGAAAATAGATGGTGTGATGTAATAGCTTTATCCATCGAACAAGTGAAGAAACAACCTACAGTAGACCAATATAAGATTCTTTTTAGTAAATTGAAAAACCGGTATGAACTAGAGGAAGTTATGGTTATTCTTGAAGATATGATGAAAGAAGTACCGAATTTTGATGTAATAAAGATGGATCTATTGAATATGTATCTTCATCTTCAACATTTAGAAAAATCGTTACAACTATTAAGGAATTATCCAACAAGTATAAAAGATTCACAATTAAATCAGTTAGTAACTCTGTTAGATGATCTGGATTTGGAACATAGCTCTATACCTTTTGAAGATTTTGCAAAGTTAATTTTGACTCTATTTAAATCAAATTCTGAAAAGTTAGAACAATATATTTTAAAATTTGTTGTAGTTTTGCTTAAGAAACATGACCTTTCCTTTGTGATGAAATTCATAGAACCTTTCCAGCCATTAAAGGGAAAATTACCGATAATAAATAAATTAAACAAAATGTATAAATTAAAAAATGATCCAGATAATCAACTATTACTAGGAGAAATGTATTATCAATTAAAACAAATAGATCAAGCCATAGAGTGTTTTAGTTGGGACATGGAACTGAAGGAAAGAGATCCAAAACCAGTACAGTGGTTGGCAAAAATCTATCGCGAAACCGGTAAAATGTACGAATACAAAGCCTACCAACAACATTATATGAATTTACAAAAAAATACAGGCGCATAA
- a CDS encoding ferric reductase-like transmembrane domain-containing protein, whose protein sequence is MKKHAVLVFISSVLMSLFVFSRSDMQPMHAWNRAFADVSLLYLAVIILLGPLSRIFTSIRKLIPWRRTVGIWAALTAIAHVLIIFNGWIEWKFERLFFIFTPVGGDWIIHPGFALANLIGIIGLVYFLLLLATSNNKSKILLGKKAWKYVQSKATTLYLLVVLHTVYFLFLHFTDHSNWLRIPFIILVSFILLFQIVGFIFFVKRDKRK, encoded by the coding sequence ATGAAAAAGCATGCAGTTTTAGTATTTATCTCCAGTGTTTTAATGTCCTTGTTCGTATTTAGCAGGTCCGATATGCAACCGATGCATGCTTGGAACAGGGCGTTTGCGGATGTTTCACTTTTATATTTGGCGGTGATTATCCTCTTAGGTCCACTTTCAAGAATATTTACATCTATAAGGAAACTGATACCTTGGAGAAGGACCGTTGGTATTTGGGCTGCATTAACTGCAATTGCACATGTTCTTATCATTTTTAATGGTTGGATCGAATGGAAGTTTGAGAGGTTGTTTTTTATATTCACGCCGGTTGGAGGAGATTGGATCATCCACCCTGGTTTTGCACTAGCTAATTTGATAGGTATTATTGGATTAGTTTATTTTCTATTATTACTTGCTACTTCTAACAATAAGAGCAAGATATTATTAGGCAAAAAAGCTTGGAAATATGTTCAAAGTAAAGCTACGACATTGTATTTATTAGTGGTCCTGCATACTGTTTATTTTTTATTTCTACATTTTACAGATCATTCTAACTGGTTACGAATTCCTTTTATTATCTTAGTATCATTCATTTTACTTTTTCAGATAGTTGGCTTTATTTTTTTTGTTAAAAGAGACAAAAGAAAATAA
- a CDS encoding cupredoxin domain-containing protein, with the protein MKRHFHVVAIPINIVLNNFGDYNRDGMMYVLKENEKKVKELVKKKPFTPVDLVQPLCLRANVGDEVEVLFENQIHYATGMHFQELDYNVLDSDGALVGYNPSSLAEPGKKIMYKFHVGHEGICIFSDLGNPSSNEKGSNINGLFGCLIAEKRGSWWTDPKTGCELTCGVDADVHHPFLPSFREYTWIFHDEMPGKDITGNSPLDPATNQDRDSVHAINYRYEPLQNRVMLIEEGVVCPDCDGEEVHHDSWVFGDPATPILKGYRGDPAKIRLVHCGVKETHVFHYHVHQWYKDPSNTESEIIDAQAISPQTWYTVEPHYGLGSLSGSIGDAVIHCHLYPHFAVGMWGMNRIFDTLQDGSQCYPNGVKIDPLQPLPDRPCPPKPTKERPGFPNFIPGKVGCKAPRPPLSIVGGRGMTELEKNAAVPNARPGAVFTDPCVIVENPVVKEFNISLIQLTIVYNKAGWNDPEGRIYVLDEHVDDVLHGRKEPEPLIIHMTAGTCIRINFTNRTPELLGGNAFQLVSRTYEAAVHVHFVKFDVLVSDGANVGWNYNSSVLPGETIRYEYFADVELKAWFFHDHLFPGIHQQHGVFGSGVVHARFSEVMDSSTGEEVKSGAQVTVTHPFIPDYRDLALMVQDFTILFDKDGCPIAPPPYPNSQDDPGVFAVNYKNEPLQFRLGEECDPAYSFSSFVKGDPITPILQCYEGDSLRIRLLQGAQEESHSFNIHGLRWKAERPDQETSFKAQQHIGISESFTIETYASRHGDYLWTFETEEDLWNGLWGLIRAHNEEVDCLIPLPDRAPPSKRTVPLPEPTCLPPAPVKEVPSPGPVNAPIKKFDIVAFHVKIPYSKWGEHDPFGIVFSLAEDVESIKKGKKPIEPLVIRANQGDVVVIKLTNKLEKGRFPYPDGVWKYPPVKEQAFYPPSLRISLHAQLIDYDVKTSAGETVGFNPDQTVGIGETITYKWYVDLQVGACGMWDMADIRNHRSLGTFGTFIAEPKGTAYLHPKDETEVRTGSNVILRNPFLPDMREFVLMMYDGARLLDKKGKLIFDPVDGVLGGVDPDELDDLLDTYDNGSRGFNYRTERLINRLNAVPSLKDLFSSKVHGDPSTPLFEAYPGDPMIVRLVNPSERRRAHTFHIHGHYWKTDDKDLTAQTKSFEGEIVAGYATNLKIHYGAGGYLRLPGDYMYRSGNIRWDIEQGMWGILRVHRDKKKWLRRLRR; encoded by the coding sequence ATGAAACGTCATTTTCATGTTGTAGCAATTCCGATTAATATCGTACTGAATAATTTTGGTGACTATAATCGGGACGGTATGATGTATGTGCTAAAAGAAAATGAAAAAAAAGTAAAAGAGTTAGTGAAAAAGAAACCATTCACCCCAGTAGATTTAGTTCAACCTTTATGTTTAAGAGCAAATGTGGGAGACGAAGTAGAAGTTCTTTTTGAAAATCAAATTCATTACGCAACAGGTATGCATTTTCAGGAACTAGATTATAATGTTCTAGATTCAGATGGAGCGCTTGTTGGTTATAATCCAAGTAGTTTGGCAGAACCTGGAAAGAAGATCATGTACAAGTTTCATGTAGGTCATGAAGGGATTTGCATTTTTTCGGATTTAGGTAACCCTTCTTCTAACGAAAAAGGATCTAATATAAATGGTTTGTTCGGCTGTTTAATCGCAGAAAAACGAGGTTCGTGGTGGACAGATCCAAAAACAGGATGTGAATTGACATGTGGTGTAGATGCAGATGTACACCATCCATTCTTACCTTCTTTTCGAGAGTATACATGGATTTTTCACGATGAAATGCCAGGGAAAGACATCACAGGTAACTCGCCATTAGATCCTGCGACAAACCAAGATCGCGATTCAGTTCATGCTATAAATTACCGTTACGAACCTTTGCAAAACAGAGTAATGCTAATAGAAGAAGGGGTAGTATGTCCAGATTGTGATGGAGAGGAAGTGCATCACGATTCGTGGGTTTTCGGTGATCCGGCCACTCCGATCCTTAAAGGATATCGGGGTGATCCTGCAAAAATACGACTTGTTCATTGTGGAGTAAAAGAAACACATGTCTTTCACTATCATGTTCATCAATGGTATAAAGACCCTTCCAATACAGAATCAGAAATTATTGACGCGCAGGCAATTAGCCCGCAAACATGGTATACAGTGGAACCACATTACGGCCTAGGTTCTTTATCAGGATCAATCGGTGATGCAGTTATTCATTGTCATCTATATCCACATTTTGCTGTAGGTATGTGGGGGATGAACAGAATATTTGACACGTTACAGGATGGAAGTCAATGCTACCCAAACGGTGTAAAGATAGATCCGTTACAACCTTTACCAGACCGACCTTGCCCTCCTAAACCTACAAAAGAAAGACCAGGATTTCCAAACTTCATCCCAGGAAAAGTTGGGTGTAAAGCCCCAAGGCCACCACTTTCCATTGTCGGTGGAAGAGGGATGACTGAATTAGAAAAAAATGCTGCAGTACCAAACGCACGTCCAGGAGCTGTATTTACTGACCCGTGTGTAATCGTTGAAAATCCAGTAGTAAAAGAATTTAACATTTCACTTATCCAATTAACAATTGTGTACAATAAGGCAGGCTGGAATGATCCAGAAGGAAGAATTTACGTATTAGATGAACATGTAGACGACGTATTACACGGGCGAAAAGAACCAGAACCGCTAATCATTCATATGACGGCTGGTACATGTATTCGAATCAACTTTACAAATCGTACTCCTGAGTTACTTGGAGGTAATGCATTCCAATTAGTAAGTAGAACGTATGAAGCAGCTGTTCACGTTCATTTTGTAAAATTTGATGTACTCGTTTCAGATGGAGCTAACGTAGGCTGGAACTATAATTCTAGTGTTCTTCCAGGTGAAACAATTCGTTACGAATATTTTGCAGATGTTGAATTAAAAGCATGGTTCTTTCATGATCATTTATTTCCAGGAATTCACCAACAACATGGTGTATTTGGTTCTGGCGTGGTACATGCACGATTTAGCGAAGTAATGGACTCCTCGACTGGAGAAGAAGTGAAAAGTGGAGCACAGGTAACGGTTACACATCCTTTCATTCCCGATTATCGTGACTTAGCGCTGATGGTTCAAGATTTCACCATTCTTTTTGATAAAGATGGATGTCCAATTGCACCGCCGCCATATCCGAACTCACAAGATGATCCGGGGGTTTTTGCGGTTAATTATAAAAATGAACCTTTACAATTCCGGTTAGGGGAAGAGTGTGATCCAGCATATTCATTTAGTTCTTTTGTTAAGGGGGACCCTATTACACCAATTTTGCAATGTTATGAAGGGGACTCATTAAGAATTAGGCTTCTACAAGGCGCACAGGAAGAATCTCATAGCTTTAACATACATGGATTACGGTGGAAAGCAGAGAGGCCTGACCAAGAAACAAGTTTTAAAGCGCAACAGCATATCGGAATATCCGAATCATTCACTATTGAAACGTACGCGTCTCGACACGGCGACTATTTATGGACTTTTGAAACAGAAGAAGATTTATGGAACGGATTATGGGGGCTAATCAGGGCACATAATGAGGAAGTAGATTGTCTCATACCGCTACCAGATCGCGCACCACCTTCTAAGAGAACAGTTCCATTACCAGAGCCCACGTGCTTACCGCCAGCCCCTGTAAAAGAAGTACCATCACCTGGGCCAGTTAATGCACCTATTAAAAAGTTTGATATTGTAGCATTTCATGTCAAAATTCCGTACAGCAAGTGGGGAGAACATGATCCGTTTGGTATAGTTTTTTCGTTAGCGGAAGACGTAGAATCAATTAAAAAAGGAAAAAAACCTATAGAACCATTAGTAATTCGAGCAAACCAAGGCGATGTTGTTGTAATAAAGTTAACCAATAAATTAGAAAAAGGACGATTTCCATACCCAGACGGAGTTTGGAAGTATCCACCTGTAAAAGAGCAAGCTTTTTATCCTCCATCTTTGCGAATTTCTTTACATGCACAATTAATAGATTACGATGTAAAAACATCTGCTGGAGAAACGGTAGGCTTTAACCCAGATCAAACCGTGGGAATTGGAGAGACTATAACGTATAAGTGGTATGTTGATTTACAAGTTGGAGCATGTGGAATGTGGGACATGGCAGATATTCGTAACCACCGATCATTAGGAACGTTTGGAACATTTATCGCAGAACCGAAAGGAACCGCTTATCTACACCCAAAAGATGAAACCGAAGTAAGAACAGGAAGTAACGTTATACTAAGGAATCCATTTTTACCTGATATGAGGGAATTTGTACTAATGATGTATGACGGAGCACGGTTGTTAGATAAAAAAGGAAAGTTAATATTTGATCCTGTCGATGGTGTGTTAGGTGGTGTGGACCCTGATGAATTGGATGATTTATTAGATACGTATGATAACGGATCAAGAGGCTTTAACTACCGAACAGAAAGGCTAATAAACCGATTAAACGCAGTTCCTTCTTTAAAGGACTTATTCAGCTCAAAAGTTCATGGTGATCCTTCTACTCCGTTATTTGAAGCATATCCGGGAGATCCAATGATTGTGAGGCTAGTAAATCCATCAGAGCGTAGAAGAGCACACACATTCCATATTCATGGACACTACTGGAAAACAGATGACAAAGATCTTACGGCACAAACGAAATCATTTGAGGGTGAAATAGTGGCAGGGTATGCTACAAATTTAAAAATACACTATGGTGCTGGTGGGTATTTGCGATTACCTGGAGATTATATGTACCGCTCTGGTAATATTCGCTGGGATATCGAACAAGGGATGTGGGGAATATTACGTGTTCATCGAGACAAAAAGAAATGGTTGCGACGTTTAAGAAGGTAA
- a CDS encoding GerAB/ArcD/ProY family transporter, whose protein sequence is MNKERIEKLDQYHVIFLVQNIMIGIGLLSLPNEVSVLGYNSWLVPIILGIIANILLVPIIILCSKFPQDHFLKIVEKVWGKWLGKLIQLIILLYGVIQVATVSHTYLRLVQSVILPHFTLFVTSILLFISLILIAQGGIVGIARFCIFSFFATIWMVFFLKWAFQTGDFVHLIPTFEVSWADWGLGIHQGFQSYFGFGLIAFFYPNIINKRKALLHASIGIWITVATYTVIVIASVVYFSKWQLNNLLFPILNLFQAVKLAFVERIEVFGTSLWVFLVLSTAAAYLWVAKKSLDSFISNHKNRTWHLYVVAFASWFLMNGPIPFPMQLLLFAEWSVFYGYILLLLPILLLITYYLRSMMKKRSGNQ, encoded by the coding sequence ATGAACAAGGAGCGAATTGAGAAGCTCGATCAATATCATGTAATATTTTTAGTCCAAAATATCATGATTGGTATTGGTTTGCTTTCGTTGCCAAATGAGGTTAGTGTTTTAGGGTACAACTCTTGGCTTGTTCCAATTATCCTTGGAATTATCGCTAATATTCTTTTAGTGCCCATCATTATATTATGTAGTAAATTTCCACAAGATCATTTTTTGAAAATTGTGGAAAAAGTATGGGGGAAATGGTTAGGAAAACTTATTCAACTTATTATTTTACTCTACGGCGTAATCCAAGTGGCCACCGTTAGTCATACCTATTTGCGACTAGTACAATCCGTGATTCTACCTCATTTCACGTTATTTGTTACTTCTATTCTCTTGTTTATCTCACTCATCCTTATTGCTCAAGGTGGGATAGTAGGTATAGCTAGGTTTTGTATATTTTCCTTCTTTGCAACAATATGGATGGTCTTTTTCCTAAAGTGGGCATTCCAGACAGGTGATTTTGTACATCTTATTCCTACCTTTGAGGTTAGTTGGGCCGATTGGGGCCTAGGCATTCATCAAGGTTTCCAATCTTATTTCGGTTTTGGCCTCATTGCATTTTTTTATCCAAATATTATCAATAAACGAAAAGCATTACTTCATGCTTCCATTGGAATATGGATTACGGTCGCTACATATACGGTAATCGTAATAGCTAGTGTTGTATATTTCTCAAAATGGCAATTAAATAATCTACTTTTTCCTATTTTGAACTTGTTTCAGGCAGTAAAATTAGCATTTGTTGAGCGCATTGAAGTTTTTGGAACTTCACTATGGGTATTTCTAGTATTGTCTACTGCAGCGGCATATTTATGGGTAGCAAAGAAGTCGCTAGATTCCTTCATCTCTAATCATAAAAATAGAACTTGGCACTTATACGTTGTTGCGTTTGCTTCTTGGTTTTTGATGAATGGGCCCATTCCATTTCCGATGCAACTTCTTCTATTTGCCGAATGGAGCGTATTTTACGGCTATATTTTACTCTTACTACCGATTTTATTACTTATTACTTACTATCTAAGAAGTATGATGAAGAAAAGGAGCGGAAATCAGTGA
- a CDS encoding Ger(x)C family spore germination protein has product MRKFKILAVVVLIFPLLFGCNDPSVEYPVIEDLGMVGIMGFDYVDEKHAKVTVTLSPSREEESSQMGTAIVEVPHQAVLEVSTQSDKLLSLAQLRVILFSEEYATKIGIFEMLEHLYRDPLVGSNVLIAVVKGSVEDILSQPYNNNPEINIYFNELLTPRTIVTFNPFSTVHSFINKYTDQISDPITPYLELMEDSVKITKVALFKGDKLIRAITPEEAKLIEGLKKRKKIPDMSVNYQDDKIAVLRFVNTDFKLVTNSDLENLTIHLNLNVKGSLVDYEGTMKFDKVQHQIEIEQKINEELNNNLETVIQLFQELEIDPLSLGKKVYIKNAKNWSKEEWNKAFKNANVVVDVQTTIVSPGTIR; this is encoded by the coding sequence GTGAGAAAATTTAAAATTCTAGCTGTTGTAGTTCTCATTTTTCCTCTTCTTTTTGGTTGTAATGACCCTTCTGTAGAATATCCTGTGATAGAAGATTTAGGGATGGTAGGAATTATGGGGTTTGATTATGTGGATGAAAAACATGCCAAAGTTACGGTTACTCTTTCTCCATCTAGAGAAGAAGAGTCTTCTCAAATGGGGACAGCAATCGTGGAAGTACCACATCAAGCAGTTTTAGAAGTTTCCACTCAATCGGATAAGCTTTTATCCCTAGCACAATTACGAGTGATTTTGTTTAGTGAAGAATACGCTACTAAAATAGGCATATTTGAAATGTTGGAACATCTTTATCGCGACCCTTTGGTAGGGTCTAACGTTTTAATTGCTGTTGTTAAAGGTTCGGTTGAAGATATACTCTCTCAACCTTACAATAATAATCCCGAAATAAATATATATTTCAATGAACTACTTACTCCTAGAACCATTGTTACCTTTAATCCATTCTCTACTGTTCATTCATTTATAAATAAATATACAGATCAAATTTCTGATCCTATTACCCCCTATCTAGAATTAATGGAGGACAGCGTAAAAATTACAAAAGTAGCACTATTCAAAGGAGATAAATTAATTAGAGCCATTACCCCTGAAGAAGCAAAACTGATTGAAGGACTAAAAAAAAGAAAGAAAATACCAGATATGAGTGTTAATTATCAGGATGATAAAATAGCAGTCCTACGGTTTGTAAATACTGACTTTAAGCTTGTAACTAATAGTGATTTAGAAAACTTAACCATACACTTAAACTTAAATGTAAAAGGAAGTCTTGTGGACTATGAGGGTACTATGAAATTCGATAAAGTTCAACATCAAATAGAAATTGAACAAAAAATAAATGAAGAGTTAAATAATAATCTAGAAACAGTAATCCAACTATTTCAAGAACTAGAAATTGACCCACTTAGTTTAGGAAAAAAAGTATACATTAAAAATGCGAAAAATTGGTCTAAAGAAGAATGGAATAAGGCTTTTAAAAATGCGAATGTAGTCGTTGATGTTCAAACTACTATAGTTTCACCAGGGACTATCCGGTGA
- a CDS encoding SCO family protein, which yields MNKIGKWILLLLSGVGFFLVGWLWPNEEILPSLKHVEPFVVEEVVSEQIYKFDNEKVKLVAFYFTYCPDICPTTMVDLAQLQVRLEENDLLGNKVELVSITLDPTNDTEEVIQNYAEIFQSNPSGWKWLRGSEEETRKIASAFQMQYQIQDGKVIAHSVNMYLLDKENMIRAIYTMANVEKPMNLEGIIRDMELLSSEFK from the coding sequence ATGAATAAGATTGGAAAATGGATTCTTTTACTCCTAAGTGGTGTTGGTTTTTTTCTAGTTGGTTGGCTTTGGCCGAATGAAGAAATTTTGCCAAGTTTAAAGCATGTGGAGCCGTTTGTAGTAGAAGAAGTTGTTTCTGAACAAATATACAAGTTTGATAATGAGAAAGTAAAGTTAGTAGCTTTTTACTTTACCTATTGTCCCGATATTTGTCCAACTACGATGGTTGACTTAGCCCAGTTACAAGTTCGGTTAGAGGAAAATGATTTGTTAGGAAATAAAGTGGAACTCGTGTCGATTACATTAGATCCTACTAATGATACAGAGGAAGTAATCCAAAACTATGCGGAAATCTTTCAATCCAATCCTTCTGGGTGGAAGTGGTTAAGGGGGAGCGAAGAAGAAACGAGGAAAATAGCAAGTGCATTCCAAATGCAATACCAAATCCAAGACGGAAAGGTAATTGCCCATTCTGTTAATATGTATCTGCTAGATAAGGAAAATATGATACGTGCCATCTATACTATGGCGAATGTAGAGAAACCGATGAATCTTGAAGGAATTATAAGAGACATGGAGCTTTTGAGTTCTGAGTTTAAGTAA
- a CDS encoding spore germination protein has translation MSEKLTSNKKCNVSSDEAVTKELLLLHLKDIHDLVQKEIFVEDETITLFYLSTLVDVMRIDDLLIDPLNKATLLNEVHITLNKYRSFSSETIQELLHDIASGSTVVFAETTQQIWVVPTFSVTERSITAPENETTILGPQDAFIESIETNISLLRRRIRSTQLKSKTIFLGTETNNSVTIMYMANIANDENVARVMERLNNIEYQGFIGMPVLKQLLEDKPFSPFPQFGITVRTDNAMNELLNGKILVMLNGSPEAAILPATFLEMFISPEDSYNRWTTATLLRTIRVAGFFLSILLTSTYVSVLTFHPSMLPPQLLTIIADSRAKVPFPPILEVLIIELVIEILREAGSRMPTKIGQTIGIVGGIVIGTAAVEAGLASNILIVLVATSALLSFIPPNFLMSNAIRVIRYLFIITAGLFGMFGQLVTLAWLMNHLLSLTSLGSSYFSPVIPRKWSDLLNSIIRVPVNYIIKRPGISRAKKDLIRPLDEE, from the coding sequence TTGTCCGAGAAACTAACCTCTAATAAGAAGTGTAATGTATCATCGGATGAAGCGGTTACAAAAGAGTTATTACTTCTTCATTTGAAAGATATACATGACTTAGTTCAAAAGGAAATTTTTGTTGAAGATGAAACAATCACTCTATTTTATTTATCTACATTAGTTGATGTGATGAGAATTGATGACCTTCTAATTGATCCTTTGAACAAAGCCACTTTACTTAATGAAGTGCATATTACGTTAAATAAGTATAGATCGTTTTCTTCCGAAACAATCCAGGAACTATTACATGATATTGCAAGTGGTTCCACAGTTGTGTTTGCTGAAACAACTCAACAGATTTGGGTAGTCCCTACATTTAGTGTGACAGAACGTTCGATAACAGCTCCAGAAAATGAAACGACTATTTTAGGGCCTCAAGATGCTTTTATAGAATCGATTGAAACGAATATATCTCTTTTAAGAAGAAGAATTAGATCCACTCAACTTAAGTCAAAAACCATCTTCCTCGGAACGGAAACGAATAATTCCGTCACAATCATGTATATGGCAAATATTGCGAACGATGAAAATGTAGCAAGGGTAATGGAAAGACTGAACAACATAGAATATCAAGGTTTTATTGGTATGCCTGTCTTAAAGCAATTATTAGAGGACAAGCCTTTCTCTCCTTTTCCACAATTCGGCATAACAGTAAGAACAGATAACGCAATGAACGAATTGTTAAATGGGAAAATACTGGTGATGTTAAACGGGAGTCCTGAGGCGGCTATTTTACCGGCTACTTTTTTAGAAATGTTTATTTCTCCGGAAGATTCTTATAATCGATGGACAACTGCAACGTTGTTACGAACAATAAGAGTAGCTGGATTCTTTCTCTCTATCTTATTAACTTCCACTTATGTTTCCGTTTTAACTTTTCATCCATCTATGCTACCGCCTCAATTACTGACTATAATAGCAGATTCTCGAGCAAAAGTTCCTTTTCCACCCATTTTGGAAGTTTTAATTATTGAGTTGGTCATTGAAATTTTACGGGAAGCCGGTTCTAGAATGCCTACAAAAATCGGACAAACAATTGGTATCGTAGGTGGTATTGTCATTGGAACAGCTGCTGTAGAAGCCGGTTTAGCAAGTAATATTTTAATTGTATTAGTTGCAACATCTGCATTACTATCCTTTATTCCGCCTAACTTCTTAATGAGTAATGCGATTCGAGTTATTCGTTATTTATTTATCATTACAGCTGGATTATTCGGGATGTTTGGACAATTGGTAACTCTTGCCTGGCTTATGAATCATCTGCTAAGTTTAACTTCACTTGGTTCATCCTATTTTTCCCCGGTAATACCAAGAAAATGGTCGGATTTATTAAATAGTATCATACGCGTACCTGTAAATTACATTATTAAAAGACCTGGTATTTCGAGAGCAAAGAAAGACTTGATTAGACCATTAGATGAGGAGTAA
- a CDS encoding putative holin-like toxin, protein MTTFQTLMLMIAFASLVLSIVSYRDKK, encoded by the coding sequence ATGACAACGTTTCAAACACTAATGCTTATGATAGCGTTTGCTAGTTTAGTGTTGTCTATCGTATCTTATAGAGACAAAAAATAA